The following coding sequences are from one Aethina tumida isolate Nest 87 chromosome 2, icAetTumi1.1, whole genome shotgun sequence window:
- the LOC109595533 gene encoding microspherule protein 1, with protein MDNVQDMDLLQSSGDKSDVYGMSSHGQLMDAGDGTKRRSSNRSIKRKKFDDELVEYSLGMPGVSNIKGGRARTQSAHSEFSVASPSTPPILPTPAPTHIPEMKRKPSAKTMPSSSRKSKKGRQQNQFATKDLGRWKPTDDLALIIGVQQTNDLRTVHLGTKFSCKFTVQELQQRWYALLYDQAVSRVAVSAMRNLHPDMISAVQDKALWSQQEEEILSTIKSNANPTIDTFSELLSQHADVFYSGRTPNTLLRHWQTLRMYHLLPDQNLGPLPTGRPIMSFNDAEELIQDSELSEPPDEVLDKELKLQQRRNVREIRHLENEVGRWNVLVDSVTGICPGELDGQTLAVLRGRMVRYLMRSREITIGRSGKGHVVDIDLSLEGPAHKISRRQGTLRLRNTGEFYLSSEGKRPIFVDGRPITAGNKVRLYDNAVVEISSLRFIFTVNHDLIRSIHTESVRYNVPP; from the exons ATGGATAACGTTCAAGATATGGATTTATTACAATCGAGTGGCGACAAATCCGACGTATATGGCATGTCCTCACACGGACAACTTATGGATGCAGGTGATGGAACGAAGCGTAGAAG TTCGAATAGATcaataaaaagaaagaaatttgACGATGAGTTGGTTGAATATAGTTTGGGAATGCCCGGTGTTTCAAACATAAAG GGTGGAAGAGCCCGTACTCAGTCGGCGCATTCAGAATTTTCAGTTGCTTCCCCATCCACACCCCCCATTCTACCCACTCCTGCTCCGACTCACATTCCTGAAATGAAAAGGAAGCCATCTGCTAAAACTATGCCGAGCAGTTCAAGAAAGTCTAAGAAAGGTCgacaacaaaatcaatttgctACAAAAGATTTAGGTCGATGGAAGCCCACTGATGACTTGGCCTTGATTATTGGTGTTCAGCAAACAAATGATTTACGTACAGTCCATTTGGGAACAaaattttcatgtaaatttaCCGTTCAAGAGTTGCAACAGAGGTGGTATGCTCTTCTCTATGATCAAGCTGTGTCTAGAGTGGCAGTGTCTGCTATGAGAAATTTGCATCCTGACATGATATCTGCAGTACAAGATAAAGCTTTGTGGAGCCAACAAGAAGAGGAAATATTGTCAACCATTAAATCt AACGCAAATCCGACCATTGATACATTTTCCGAACTGTTATCTCAACATGCAGATGTCTTTTATTCGGGTAGAACTCCAAATACACTCCTCCGTCATTGGCAGACTTTGCGAATGTACCACTTGCTGCCTGACCAAAATTTGGGACCACTGCCCACTGGCAGACCTATTATGTCATTTAATGATGCAGAAGAATTAATACAAGATTCAGAACTAAGTGAGCCTCCAGATGAAGTTCTTGATAAAGAACTGAAATTGCAACAAAGAAGAAATGTTAGAGAAATTCGTCATCTGGAAAATGAAGTTGGTAGATGGAATGTTCTTGTTGATAG tgTTACTGGAATTTGCCCTGGAGAGTTAGATGGTCAAACACTTGCTGTGCTTAGAGGACGTATGGTCAGATACTTAATGAGAAGTAGAGAAATTACCATTGGGAGATCTGGTAAAGGTCATGTTGTTGATATTGATCTCTCATTAGAAGGGCCAGCTCATAAAATATCGAGAAGACAGGGAACATTAAG GCTTCGGAATACAggtgaattttatttgtcttcGGAAGGCAAGCGACCGATTTTTGTGGACGGCCGCCCCATAACTGCGGGAAACAAAGTAAGATTATATGATAATGCTGTTGTTGAAATATCTTCTCTTAGATTTATATTCACTGTGAACCATGATCTCATCAGATCAATTCATACTGAATCTGTGAGATACAATGTTCCTCCATAA
- the LOC109595542 gene encoding protein IMPACT-B, with the protein MDNIALQLDEIEVLKSIYNDQWVVEDIPFTYSIEISKDVKLFITLPPEYPSDMPPKYELLAPTLSGSQKLSVDNEFKSIYETYRGEAILYQWIEKLREIALQFGKRKEEEDIVDNTEVEFEARIIKPKTLENVVHGTTIIDRKSVFQGHACYVYNQEDIRDFLNLLLENKKIAQATHNISAYRIDNEKNLIQDCDDDGETHAGGRLLHLLEILNVKNVMVVVTRWYGGIHLGPDRFKHINNAARQVLLQGGFIKS; encoded by the exons ATGGATAATATTGCTCTTCAGCTGGATGAAATTGAAGtactaaaatcaatttataatgatCAATGGGTAGTAGAAGATATACCATTTACATACAGCATAGAAATAAGTAAAGATGTGAAGCTTTTCATCACTCTACCTCCAGAATATCCTTCAGATATGCCACCAAAATATGAGCTACTTGCACCTACATTAAGTGGTTCACAGAAATTATCTGTAGACAATGAATTCAAAAGTATATATGA gacATATCGAGGAGAAGCTATTTTATACCAGTGGATAGAAAAGCTAAGAGAAATTGCTTTACAATTTGGCAAAAGAAAAGAGGAAGAAGACATTGTGGATAATACAGAAGTTGAATTTGAAGCAAGAATTATTAAACCAAAGACTTTAGAAAATGTTGTTCATGGAACTACAATTATTGATAGAAAAAGCGTTTTCCAAGGACATGCTTGTTATGTATATAATCAAGAAGATATCAG AGATTTTCTAAACTTATTGCTGGAAAATAAGAAGATTGCACAAGCTACTCACAATATTAGTGCCTACAGAATtgacaatgaaaaaaatttaattcaa GATTGTGATGATGATGGTGAAACTCATGCTGGGGGTAGATTACttcatttattagaaattttaaatgtgaaaaatgttaTGGTTGTTGTAACTAGATG GTATGGAGGGATTCATTTGGGCCCTGACagatttaaacatataaacaatGCAGCTAGGCAAGTTTTATTACAAGGTGGTTTTATAAAATCCTGA
- the LOC109595515 gene encoding uncharacterized protein LOC109595515 — MSELHLTKDDSNENTEKREKSFVAPISSFHEDKLSHTSLLGVNVKVQESNKKTKIQGSIIISSTRPLIFKQIYLEIYGIAECEFPLNSVKYSFPKFYRKGTKMTGNQQFFFIRRIIERLDYSEPRNTVVYNFNFGWPNRLPYSWVGDYGNIKYLGKTILVGDKMQHVHVQEIPMFANRRLSMETNLDLESRIDIERKFTFGKNGFIRVSFWMPVSGVAIGQGLPVVCSIDNQSKLHFSGLVFVLTRIDEYRSDTPLQVTKEVRTDVCRVARLVHVLQGKYYFYAVFKIDENIVPTNQFYKLDVIHIKYEVWVSVQGNFESNGGFGYPNIDTPGIPIIIGTEPIVPYNINIVTEAVLKHIFYTPKLRDWPMQVISEAFTETEVEVDEQTEMNLMRQFEEHQKAITEMIDDSSEEDEEDKS; from the exons ATGTCAGAGCTACATCTTACTAAGGACGACTCAAatgaaaatacagaaaaaaggGAGAAATCTTTTGTGGCACctatttcaagttttcatGAAGATAAATTATCACATACAAGTTTATTAGGAGTTAATGTCAAAGTACAAGAAAGTAacaaaaagacaaaaattCAAGGATCCATTATAATATCTTCCACAAgaccattaatatttaagcaaATATATCTGGAA ATATATGGAATAGCAGAATGTGAGTTCCCCCTCAACAGTGTAAAATATAGTTTCCCGAAATTTTACAGAAAAGGTACTAAAATGACGGGCaaccaacaatttttttttattcgacGGATTATTGAGCGGTTGGATTATAGTGAACCGAGAAACActgttgtttataattttaactttggaTGGCCCAATCGTTTGCCATACTCATGGGTTGGAGATTACGGAAACATTAA aTACCTGGGAAAGACAATACTCGTCGGTGATAAAATGCAGCACGTTCACGTTCAAGAGATACCCATGTTTGCGAACCGGAGATTATCGATGGAAACAAATCTGGACCTGGAGAGCCGTATAgatattgaaagaaaatttacGTTTGGCAAAAATGGATTTATCCGAGTTAGCTTTTGGATGCCAGTGAGTGGAGTTGCCATTGGTCAAGGATTACCAGTGGTATGCAGTATTGACAATCAATCCAAATTGCATTTTAGTGGACTTGTATTTGTATTGACTAGAATTGATGAGTAcag AAGTGATACTCCACTTCAAGTAACTAAGGAAGTACGTACAGATGTGTGCAGAGTAGCAAGATTAGTGCATGTATTACagggaaaatattatttttatgcagtGTTTAAAATCGATGAAAATATTGTGCCAACCAATCAATTTTACAAGTTGGATGTTATTCATATAAAGTATGAAGTTTGGGTATCTGTTCAag gtaaCTTCGAAAGTAATGGTGGTTTTGGATACCCTAACATTGACACGCCGGGGATTCCTATAATTATAGGCACTGAACCAATAGTTCCATACAACATAAATATAGTAACTGAAGcagttttaaaacatatattctACACTCCAAAGTTAAGAGATTGGCCAATGCAAGTTATATCAGAAGCATTCACCGAAACTGAAGTTGAGGTAGACGAACAAACGGAGATGAATTTAATGAGACAATTTGAGGAACATCAAAAAGCTATCACAGAAATGATTGATGATTCCAGTGAGGAGGATGAAGAAGacaaatcttaa